In Niallia sp. FSL W8-0635, one genomic interval encodes:
- a CDS encoding metal ABC transporter permease, translated as MFSFLSYNAQSVLFSTFLLGMAAGVIGSFAYWKRQSLMSDALSHAALPGVVLGFMIVGEKNLFVMVIGAAITALLGAFLIQWIRSSSRVKEDAAMGIVLSVFFGLGIMLLTFANRMPGGNQSGLDSFIFGQAASMVSKDVWTMMTVALIVLFLTVLLFKEWKIFLFDPSFAKGLGISTTKMNALYMAILVLVIVVGIQAVGVILMAALLIIPSVSARYWTESFKVMVILSALFGGSSGMVGTLLSTVGKGWPTGPFIVVTASSVFLVSLFLGSKKGLAVVFFQQKKQRKSIALLEMTKEVEQ; from the coding sequence ATGTTTAGTTTTCTTTCTTATAATGCGCAATCCGTTTTATTCAGTACCTTCTTATTAGGAATGGCAGCTGGTGTCATTGGTAGCTTTGCTTATTGGAAAAGACAAAGCTTAATGAGTGATGCTCTTTCTCATGCAGCATTACCAGGAGTAGTACTTGGTTTTATGATAGTAGGAGAAAAAAATCTTTTTGTGATGGTTATTGGAGCAGCGATTACTGCATTATTAGGTGCTTTTCTTATTCAGTGGATAAGAAGCTCTAGTCGAGTGAAGGAAGATGCGGCAATGGGAATTGTTTTATCTGTCTTTTTTGGCTTAGGGATTATGCTGTTAACATTTGCAAATCGGATGCCTGGTGGTAATCAAAGTGGGTTAGATAGTTTTATATTCGGGCAGGCAGCTTCTATGGTTTCGAAGGATGTTTGGACAATGATGACAGTTGCTCTGATTGTCCTTTTCCTAACGGTGCTTTTATTTAAAGAATGGAAAATCTTTTTGTTCGATCCTAGCTTTGCTAAAGGCTTAGGCATATCGACAACTAAGATGAATGCATTATATATGGCAATCCTTGTATTAGTCATCGTTGTTGGGATTCAAGCGGTTGGTGTTATTTTAATGGCCGCTTTATTAATAATTCCGAGCGTGAGTGCAAGATATTGGACAGAATCGTTCAAAGTGATGGTAATTCTATCCGCTTTGTTTGGTGGAAGTTCGGGAATGGTTGGGACATTACTTAGTACAGTCGGCAAGGGATGGCCAACTGGCCCCTTTATTGTGGTAACAGCATCTTCTGTTTTCCTTGTATCCTTATTTTTAGGAAGTAAAAAGGGATTGGCAGTTGTATTTTTTCAGCAAAAAAAACAAAGAAAGAGTATAGCTCTATTAGAAATGACGAAGGAGGTAGAACAATAA
- a CDS encoding metal ABC transporter ATP-binding protein, translated as METILTVENVSAAYRKNEVLSNVNFQIKPGTLTSIVGPNGAGKSTLLKVMLELHPATKGKVLFFGKKYQTAKSKIGYVPQRGSVDWDFPTNALDVVTMGQYGKIGWLKWPKKEQKQKALNALKEMKMEDFANRQISQLSGGQQQRVFLARALAQDADLYFLDEPLAGVDATTEKAIMETLKMLKESGKTVMVVHHDLQTVEEYFDHVLLLNKTVIAHGPTKETFTKENIIKAYGGTLHWIGEKR; from the coding sequence ATGGAGACGATTCTGACTGTAGAGAATGTTTCAGCTGCCTATCGAAAAAATGAGGTGTTATCCAATGTGAATTTTCAAATTAAGCCGGGAACGCTAACAAGTATTGTTGGTCCAAATGGTGCTGGGAAATCTACCTTATTAAAAGTAATGCTAGAACTTCATCCTGCTACTAAAGGAAAGGTGCTTTTTTTCGGTAAAAAATATCAAACAGCAAAATCGAAAATTGGGTATGTTCCACAGCGTGGCTCTGTCGATTGGGATTTTCCAACAAATGCACTTGATGTTGTAACGATGGGACAGTATGGGAAAATTGGCTGGTTAAAGTGGCCGAAGAAAGAACAAAAGCAAAAGGCATTGAATGCATTAAAAGAAATGAAAATGGAAGACTTTGCAAATCGACAAATTAGCCAGTTATCAGGTGGGCAACAGCAGCGGGTATTTCTCGCCCGCGCTCTTGCTCAAGATGCAGATCTTTATTTCTTAGATGAACCATTGGCAGGTGTCGATGCTACGACGGAAAAAGCAATCATGGAGACGCTAAAGATGCTAAAGGAGAGCGGGAAAACAGTGATGGTTGTCCATCATGATTTGCAAACCGTGGAGGAATATTTTGATCATGTCCTTCTCCTGAATAAAACCGTAATCGCCCATGGACCAACGAAGGAGACTTTTACGAAAGAGAATATTATAAAGGCGTATGGAGGAACTTTACACTGGATAGGAGAGAAGCGATAA
- a CDS encoding metal ABC transporter permease, which translates to MSYTGWILLTASLVGLSCGLIGVLLILRRMAMMADAISHTVLLGIVCAYLITRELTGIHMLIGAVITGLVTAIVVQWLHTRGVQQEASIGIVFTTLFAIGVILIATKVGNAHLDVKHTLMGEITFIPWERMEIPLLGSVPEAVVLLSVVLLIVVAVILAFYKEWKITSFDPALAASLGIPVIFMHYLFMSLVSLTTVAAFDAVGAIMVVAMLITPAAAAYLWTDRLSFLFLLSSCFGILSAFIGYYMAVWLDTSISGAMAFSTGIIFMISFLCSPKYGVLAKYFIGRKKKRTYSIS; encoded by the coding sequence ATGAGCTATACAGGATGGATATTGTTAACTGCCTCATTAGTTGGATTAAGCTGTGGTCTAATTGGTGTTCTGTTAATTTTAAGAAGGATGGCGATGATGGCAGATGCCATAAGTCATACCGTGCTCTTGGGAATTGTATGTGCTTATTTAATTACTAGAGAATTAACAGGAATCCATATGTTGATTGGGGCGGTTATTACAGGTTTGGTTACTGCAATTGTTGTTCAATGGCTTCATACACGAGGTGTACAGCAGGAGGCTTCGATTGGGATTGTATTTACGACCTTATTTGCGATTGGGGTTATTCTCATAGCAACCAAAGTAGGAAATGCTCATTTAGATGTGAAGCATACTTTGATGGGAGAAATAACGTTTATCCCTTGGGAGAGAATGGAAATTCCGCTTCTTGGAAGTGTACCAGAAGCAGTTGTATTACTAAGCGTTGTTTTACTAATTGTTGTCGCTGTTATACTAGCCTTCTATAAGGAATGGAAGATTACATCTTTTGACCCTGCGCTTGCTGCAAGTCTCGGTATTCCAGTTATCTTTATGCACTATCTGTTTATGTCTTTAGTGTCTTTAACAACCGTAGCTGCATTTGATGCGGTCGGAGCAATAATGGTAGTTGCCATGTTGATAACTCCTGCCGCAGCTGCTTATTTATGGACAGATCGCTTATCCTTTCTATTTCTATTAAGTAGTTGCTTTGGAATCCTGTCTGCATTTATTGGCTATTATATGGCCGTATGGTTAGATACCTCCATCTCAGGGGCCATGGCCTTTTCCACAGGAATCATTTTTATGATTAGTTTTCTTTGCTCTCCGAAATATGGAGTTTTAGCAAAGTATTTTATAGGGAGAAAAAAGAAGAGAACATATAGCATTAGTTAA
- a CDS encoding proline dehydrogenase, producing the protein MEVALRNMFQSLAKNKSANKLARKYGLRFGAKRFVSGESIAEAISKVAELNKSGRVVTLDHLGEFVYTKEEANESTIMSLKTLDEIHASGVQSHLSVKMTSLGLDIDKDLCLSNMWKIVSRANQYGNFVRIDMEDYAHCQITIDIYEELRQEFDNVGLVIQAYLYRTEEDMKHLNALQANLRLVKGAYKESPDVAFPEKKDVDENYKKIIEMHMLNGNYTAVASHDEKIIQFTKELADKHGIAKDKFEFQMLYGICEDLQNKLVEEGYKVRVYVPYGKDWFGYFMRRLAERPANVWFILKNLFK; encoded by the coding sequence ATGGAAGTTGCATTGAGAAATATGTTTCAGTCATTAGCTAAGAATAAATCCGCAAATAAGCTAGCTCGCAAATATGGCTTACGCTTTGGAGCGAAACGATTCGTTTCTGGGGAATCCATTGCAGAAGCGATTTCGAAAGTCGCAGAATTAAACAAATCCGGTAGAGTAGTTACCCTTGACCATTTGGGAGAATTCGTCTACACGAAAGAAGAAGCAAATGAATCAACAATCATGTCTTTAAAAACATTAGATGAAATTCATGCATCAGGGGTTCAATCCCATTTATCGGTGAAAATGACATCTCTTGGATTAGATATTGATAAAGACTTATGTTTAAGTAATATGTGGAAAATTGTTTCTCGAGCAAACCAATACGGAAATTTTGTTCGCATCGATATGGAAGACTATGCCCATTGTCAAATAACAATCGATATCTATGAAGAGCTTCGTCAAGAATTTGATAATGTTGGTTTAGTCATTCAAGCATATTTATATCGAACAGAAGAAGATATGAAACATTTGAATGCGTTACAAGCCAATTTGCGTCTCGTAAAAGGTGCTTATAAAGAGTCACCAGATGTTGCTTTTCCAGAGAAAAAAGATGTAGATGAAAACTACAAAAAAATCATAGAAATGCATATGCTGAATGGAAATTATACAGCTGTTGCCAGCCATGATGAAAAAATTATTCAATTCACAAAAGAGCTTGCTGATAAGCATGGAATAGCTAAAGACAAGTTTGAATTCCAAATGCTTTATGGCATATGTGAAGATTTGCAAAATAAGCTAGTGGAAGAAGGATACAAAGTAAGAGTATATGTCCCCTATGGAAAAGATTGGTTCGGATATTTTATGAGAAGATTAGCAGAAAGGCCGGCAAATGTATGGTTTATTCTTAAAAATTTGTTTAAATAA